The genomic stretch GGTTTCGGCGCACAAGATGCTGGAGGTGTCGAAGAACTTTGACAGGATGGATCAGTGGAACGTGTGGGTGCCCTTTCATTTCCTGCCCGGTGGTATGGGCGACAATGTCGAGTCACGGATGATCTGTCTTAAGGGAGATGAAGGAAACAGGGCGGTCGAAGCGATTATCGAGCATACCCTCGCTGCCAATGCTGCCAATGAGCCGTACGCACTTCATCTGCTGGGCATCATCTCTCACGTCATTCAAGACACCTATTCGCACTACGGGTTCTCCGGCACAGCCTCTCCGCTCAATGAAGTCGATCAGACCACACTTGAAGCCTTGAATGCCGATGTTCTGGATTCATATGTTTCGCGCAAACTTGACCTGTTCAAGGAGCGTGTAGCCGCATCGTTTGCCGAAGCATCCATGCTGGGACATGCCGGTGCCGCGACATTTCCGGACAGGCCGTACATGCGCTGGCAATTCGAATACAGCAACTCCGGTCACCCGGAGGTAGAATATCTCGCATCCGAAAGGGATAATGCCCAGTCCTTTTACGAGGCGTGCACGCGTCTTCACGCTGTGTACAAGGCGTTCCTTTCCAGCCAGTCGTCCCTGGATGCGCCCCATGAGCCGTTTTCAGAAAGACAGGAGCCGATACTGAAGGAAATATTGGCCTACGAGGGGATCAAGGAAGAACGGTGTAAAGTATGGAAGATGCGCATTGAAGATGGTTCTCTTTTCAGCAATGTTGCCTCCAGTGATGTTGATCGTAATTTCTCGCCTTCCGGGTGGGGTATTCGAGCTGTGATGGACAATCCACTTGCATCCTCTACCGATTCGTTCCAGTTCCACCGGGCTGCCAGGTCCTACCTTGAACTGGTCCATGACAAGATACTGCCGATGTTGAAAATATTGAATTAATTGAAGAGCCGCCAGTCGAGGCAAAGGTGCATCGTCTATTATGAAGTAATGGAATATAGGTGCACATATTTGACATTGAGACCGTTTATGCCCATGTGAAGTCGATACCAATCTAAAATGGCGGAGATTTAATCATGTGGAAGTTTGTCGTGCTGGCGGTGGCAACGTTTCTGACGTTGTACATCGGCTGGCGGCTCATAAACCCTGCCTCCATACGCAGACGGTGGAAGGTTGCGGCCTGGCTGGCTGTGCCGGTTCTGCTGTTCGGCCAGCGCCTCAAGTGGCTGGTTGATGGCCAGGGTTTAGATAGCGATATATTGGTTTATGTGAACTGGGTGGGATACACGTTCCTGGGTTTCGTGTCCCTTCTGGTTATTTTCATGTTGGGGCGGGATATCCCGGTATTGTGTAAGCGGATCGGGCAGAAGATCAGTCTTCGCCTTGGCCGTCGGCGCCCTCGCATCTACACCAAAAAGGCGGATCAGGAGCGTCGGCGATTTTTGCTCAATGCAAGTAATACGGCTATCCTGACAGCCACACTCCCGCTGACGGGCTACTCTATCTTCAAGGCCCGCTCCGTGCCGCCTGTTGTACCCAATGAACTGCCGGTCATAGGCCTGCCGAACGGTCTGGACGGATTCACCATTGCCCAGATATCCGACACCCATGTGGGGCCGACCATCCGAGAAGACTGGCTTCAGGCAGTGGTCGATGCCGTTAATGCCCAGAACCCGGATATGATCGTGCACACCGGCGATGTCGTCGACGGGACCGTGCAGGAGTTGAACGAGGCGGTAGCACCGTTTTCCAATCTCACTGCCCCGCATGGCGTCTGGATGTGCACCGGCAACCATGAGTACTATTCCGGGGTTGAGCAGTGGGCCTTGAAGTCGGATCAGCTCGGCATGAAGCCGCTGCTCAACGAGCACCGGTTGATCGATACCGGACAGGGCCGCATCCTGCTTGGCGGTGTAACCGATATTCGTAGTGAGCATATGCATCCCGCGCACAAGTCGTCGCCCAAGGCGGCCATGGCCAATGCCCCGGATCATGATGTTTCCATCCTGTTGGCGCACCAGCCTCGCTCCATCTATGAAGCCGAGGCAGCCGGATTCAATATCCAGTTGTCCGGGCATACCCATGGCGGGCAATACTTCCCGTATAACTTTGCCGTGCATTTGTTCCAGCCCTATGTCCGTGGGCTGCACCTGCATGGAAACACGCTGCTGTACGTCAACGTGGGGACAGGTTACTGGGGACCGCCCATGCGACTTGGTTCAGGGCCTGAGATCACCCTGCACACCTTGCGGAAAGCCTGATCTCCGAATAATCAGTGAAAACGTATCGCCCGGAGCAACAAACTGTTGCTCCGGGCTTTTTTGTATTTGTGTTCTCTTTTGATCAGAACGGCCAGAATTCGGGAATGAAGAGGGCGGCTCCACCGCAGACGATGGCGACCATTGGCAGACCAAGACGCAGATAGTCCGCGAAACGGTATCCCGCAGGTCCGTATACGATGAGGTTGGTCTGGTAGCCGATGGGGGTTGCGTAGCAGGCCGAAGCACCAAAGGCGACTCCGATGATGAATGGTCGGGGGTCCACATTCAGGGTTTGAGCCGTTGCAATGGCAATGGGCACGAGGAGCACGGCTGTGGAGTTGTTGGATAGAAAGTGGGACAGCAGGCTGGTAAGAAGAATAAACGCCGTCAGGATGACATGGGGACCTGCATCCTGGAACATGCCGAGAAATGCGTGGGCATAGTACGCATCCGCCCCTGTTTTCTGCATGGCAGACCCGAGGGCAATGGTTCCGATGATCAGCATGATGACCTTGACGTCCACCGCCCGATAGGCATCGGAGATGTTCAGGCAGTTGGTCAGGATCATGGCAAATCCAGCGGCAAAGGATGCGGTCAGGATATCAGTGATACCACTGGCTGTTGCGATGATCATGGCAATAAAAATGACCATGGCGATAGGCGCACGCTTCCAGTTGACGATGTCTTTGACCACGTCATCGTCGAGAATTATGAAATCGTCTTCTTCACGAATGGTTGCCAGGGATGCTTCGTTGACTTGCACGAGCAGTACGTCACCGACCTTGAGGCGCTGTGAGTTGCCCTTTCTCCACGAGTAGTGCTCGTGCCTGCGGATAAGCCCGACGATGCTGACATCTTCAAAGTCGGCCAGATACAGATCGCGAAGCCGGGTGCCGCGCGCCTTGGAACCGGATGGGATCAGCACTTTTACCAACTTGGAAACGCCGGAATGGAGCGCTTTGAAACAGTGAGGCTTGCTGCATGAGGGCAGGCTGACATCTCGTTGGTCAAGCAGTCGGGTTATTTCATCTGCTGAAGCCCGAACAAGGATCAAATCGTCCTCTCGAAGCATGATCCGGGTTACATCCAGCCGGAAAATACGTTGACCGCGATATACCTCGTATATCTTGATTCCCGGCCGGCTTTCCAGTCGGCCCTTCACCGGCTTTTCTCCGATAAGGCTGCTGTCGGCAGGAATGGTCAGTTCGGAAAGATACAGTTCGGGAGAAGATGGGCTGTCGATATCCGGAGAGTCATGGGCTGGGAGCAGAAAGTCGGAAAACATGAGCATGAACGCGCCACCCACCAACGCTATGGGTACGCCCAGTATGGACAACTCGAACATGGTAATAGGTGCGGCTCCGAGACCGGCTGCCACGTCGCTGACGAGAATGTTGGTTGATGTACCGATGAGCGTACATGTTCCCGCCAGAATGGAGATGTACGAAAGGGGGATCAGGAATTTCGACGGCGTGAACCCGAACCGGACACAAGCTGTCATGACGATTGACATGAACAGAACCACCACCGGGGTATTGTTCAGGAACGCCGAGAGGGTGCCGACCAGCAACAGGGTCAGGAGCATAAGCTTCAATCGGCTTCCATTAGCGTATCTGATGACCATGCGGCTGACAAAGTTGAGGGCGCCGGTGCGGACCAGCCCGTAACTGACGACAAACAGGGCGGCCACAGCCAATGGAGCAGGATTGGAAAAGCCTCCCATGGCCTCTTTGGGAGTGAGCAGCCCGGTCAACATGAGAACCACGATAATCCCGATGCCTGTGACATCAACGGTGAACCGCTCCGTCACCAGAAGAATGATAGCGGCAAGCAGAATGAGTGAAACAATGAGAATGTCGGGTGTCACAGGACCTCCTTGGTACATTATAGTCCAACGTATCATGATAGTCCTTTCGATACATGAAAATGTCAAGGGTGAGCTTGCAAGGCGCGAATCTGCATTTTTACGCATTCTGTTGTTGACCTGTGTGAAAGAGTGGTCTAATTGGGGAATTGGTCCAACCAATGACCGTGAATGCCGTGAGGTGTTGGTTTTTACGTGTTTGAGCCGGGCCGGTCCGGGTTGTGGGGGTGCTGGTCCCGAAGATGCTAGCCTAAGAGTCGTGCCTCACAACCCGGACATGCTTTTTTCTCACCCACGGAGCTACAGTTATGGACGTCAAACCAATCAATCGAAAATCTATTTATCAGGATATCGTACTTCAGATACGGGCCATGATCGAACGTGGTGAATTGACTCCGGGCGATAAGCTTCCACCGGAACGGCGGTTGGCAGAGATGTTCTCTGTTTCGCGCAATACGGTCCGCGAAGCCATCAAGGCGTTGGCACAAAAGGATATTCTTGAAAGCAGGCAGGGGGCAGGGACGTTTGTCCGTGTTGCCGATGCCGACAGCTTTGCCGAAGCCTTTGCCGGTTCAATCGTTCGCAGTCAGCCCAGACTCAAGGACATCTTCGAGGTTCGCAAGTTGGTGGAGCCGGAAATTGCGGCTCTGGCAGCGCGCAATGCATCTCCTAGTGATATCACCTGGATGGAGAATGTCATTTCCGAACAGGAAGAGGCGGCTCAGGCCGGTAAGATGACCAGCGAACTGGACCAGTTGTTTCATGAAATATTGGCCGAAGCCTCTGGCAATTCGGTCATGCGCATAATGATCGGCGCCTTGCACGACGAGTTCGTGGAGAGCCGGATCTCTGTTCTGCAGTCCAAGGACCGTCAGCAGCGTTCACTGGAAGCCCACAAGGCCATCGTTGATGCCATCAAGGGCGGCCACATCATGCAGGCGGAAAAGGCCATGCGGGAACATTTGGAAGAAGTCGAACGAATAGTGTTTGCAGACAAATAACGACAGATGGAGGAACCATGAAGGAAATCAAGGATAAAGCCCGTGAGATGATGAAAGGATTCTGCCGGGTCTGCAAGGTATGTGACGGTAAGGCCTGCGCCGGAGAAGTTCCGGGTATGGGCGGACTTGGCACTGCCTCATCGTTCAAGAACAACCTCTCCGCACTGGCCGAAGTCAAGCTGAACATGCGTTTGCTGCACGGTGCTACCGAGCCTGACTGTTCGACCAAAGTCCTTGGGTATGATCTGGCTATGCCGATCATGGCAGCGCCCATCGGTGGTGTATCCTTTAATATGGGCGGCAAAATCACTGAAGACGAATATGCCGATGCTGTCGTCGGTGGCTCCAAGGCTGCCGGTGTCATCGGTTGTGTCGGTGACGGCGTGCCCCCATTCATTCACGAGGCCGGATACGCTGCCATTGATAAGAATGACGGGTACGGCATTCCATTTATCAAGCCCTGGGAAGGGGAAGAGCTGGAAGAAAAATTTGAAAAAGCCAAGGCCACCGGTTGTACCACCTTTGGTGTGGATGTCGATGCCGCCGGACTGATCACCCTTCGTCAGATGGGTCGCCCTGTTTCGCCCAAAAAGCCGGAAGAGATTAAGGCGCTGATCGATACGGTTCATGGCTGGGGTGCCAAGTTCATCCTCAAGGGTATCATGACCCCGGATGAGACCGAACTGGCTGTTGAAGTCGGGGCCGACGCCATTGTCGTTTCCAACCATGGTGGCCGCGTGCTTGACCATGCTCCCGGTTCCGCTGCTGTGCTTCCGGGCATCGCCAAGGCTGTTTCCGGCAAGCTCGATGTCATCGTTGACGGTGGCATCCGTGATGGTGTGGATGTCCTCAAGATGCTGGCCCTTGGTGCTGATGCCGTCATGATCGGGCGTCCTGTCTCCATTGCTGCCGTGGGTGGCTTGCAGGAAGGGGTGGAAACCTACTTCGCCACACTCAAGGGCCAACTGTTGCAGGCAATGGTGCTGACCGGTTCCCAGACCGTCGAGGATATTACCTCGCGCGTTCTGTTCAGCGAATAATTCAATAACCGGGCCCGCTTCACATGAAGCGGGCCGAGTTCATTATGATCACCACATATATTCTCTATCTCGTACTCGGCGCTTTGGCCGGAGTACTTGCCGGACTGCTCGGCATCGGCGGCGGGTTGGTCATCGTTCCCATGCTCAATTTCGCATTTGAGTTGCAGGGATTCCCCGAGGTGCACATCCAGCATGTTGCGCTGGGTACGTCGCTGGCGACGATCATCTTTACTTCCCTTTCCAGCATGCGTGCCCATCACAAGAGGGGGGCCATCGACTGGACCGCCTTCTGGCGGCTGGCACCGGGGATCATTCTCGGCACCTACCTTGGTGCGTGGATTGCGTCGATCCTTTCCACCATGGTCCTCAAGGCG from Pseudodesulfovibrio profundus encodes the following:
- a CDS encoding DUF6765 family protein, producing the protein MQLDMHYHGTYAVARMAGFSPDLANTIATAAQYVDESVCAQPVDIANRRYMLPVVSAHKMLEVSKNFDRMDQWNVWVPFHFLPGGMGDNVESRMICLKGDEGNRAVEAIIEHTLAANAANEPYALHLLGIISHVIQDTYSHYGFSGTASPLNEVDQTTLEALNADVLDSYVSRKLDLFKERVAASFAEASMLGHAGAATFPDRPYMRWQFEYSNSGHPEVEYLASERDNAQSFYEACTRLHAVYKAFLSSQSSLDAPHEPFSERQEPILKEILAYEGIKEERCKVWKMRIEDGSLFSNVASSDVDRNFSPSGWGIRAVMDNPLASSTDSFQFHRAARSYLELVHDKILPMLKILN
- a CDS encoding metallophosphoesterase → MWKFVVLAVATFLTLYIGWRLINPASIRRRWKVAAWLAVPVLLFGQRLKWLVDGQGLDSDILVYVNWVGYTFLGFVSLLVIFMLGRDIPVLCKRIGQKISLRLGRRRPRIYTKKADQERRRFLLNASNTAILTATLPLTGYSIFKARSVPPVVPNELPVIGLPNGLDGFTIAQISDTHVGPTIREDWLQAVVDAVNAQNPDMIVHTGDVVDGTVQELNEAVAPFSNLTAPHGVWMCTGNHEYYSGVEQWALKSDQLGMKPLLNEHRLIDTGQGRILLGGVTDIRSEHMHPAHKSSPKAAMANAPDHDVSILLAHQPRSIYEAEAAGFNIQLSGHTHGGQYFPYNFAVHLFQPYVRGLHLHGNTLLYVNVGTGYWGPPMRLGSGPEITLHTLRKA
- a CDS encoding SLC13 family permease, which codes for MTPDILIVSLILLAAIILLVTERFTVDVTGIGIIVVLMLTGLLTPKEAMGGFSNPAPLAVAALFVVSYGLVRTGALNFVSRMVIRYANGSRLKLMLLTLLLVGTLSAFLNNTPVVVLFMSIVMTACVRFGFTPSKFLIPLSYISILAGTCTLIGTSTNILVSDVAAGLGAAPITMFELSILGVPIALVGGAFMLMFSDFLLPAHDSPDIDSPSSPELYLSELTIPADSSLIGEKPVKGRLESRPGIKIYEVYRGQRIFRLDVTRIMLREDDLILVRASADEITRLLDQRDVSLPSCSKPHCFKALHSGVSKLVKVLIPSGSKARGTRLRDLYLADFEDVSIVGLIRRHEHYSWRKGNSQRLKVGDVLLVQVNEASLATIREEDDFIILDDDVVKDIVNWKRAPIAMVIFIAMIIATASGITDILTASFAAGFAMILTNCLNISDAYRAVDVKVIMLIIGTIALGSAMQKTGADAYYAHAFLGMFQDAGPHVILTAFILLTSLLSHFLSNNSTAVLLVPIAIATAQTLNVDPRPFIIGVAFGASACYATPIGYQTNLIVYGPAGYRFADYLRLGLPMVAIVCGGAALFIPEFWPF
- a CDS encoding FadR/GntR family transcriptional regulator, which translates into the protein MDVKPINRKSIYQDIVLQIRAMIERGELTPGDKLPPERRLAEMFSVSRNTVREAIKALAQKDILESRQGAGTFVRVADADSFAEAFAGSIVRSQPRLKDIFEVRKLVEPEIAALAARNASPSDITWMENVISEQEEAAQAGKMTSELDQLFHEILAEASGNSVMRIMIGALHDEFVESRISVLQSKDRQQRSLEAHKAIVDAIKGGHIMQAEKAMREHLEEVERIVFADK
- a CDS encoding alpha-hydroxy-acid oxidizing protein → MKEIKDKAREMMKGFCRVCKVCDGKACAGEVPGMGGLGTASSFKNNLSALAEVKLNMRLLHGATEPDCSTKVLGYDLAMPIMAAPIGGVSFNMGGKITEDEYADAVVGGSKAAGVIGCVGDGVPPFIHEAGYAAIDKNDGYGIPFIKPWEGEELEEKFEKAKATGCTTFGVDVDAAGLITLRQMGRPVSPKKPEEIKALIDTVHGWGAKFILKGIMTPDETELAVEVGADAIVVSNHGGRVLDHAPGSAAVLPGIAKAVSGKLDVIVDGGIRDGVDVLKMLALGADAVMIGRPVSIAAVGGLQEGVETYFATLKGQLLQAMVLTGSQTVEDITSRVLFSE